The following proteins come from a genomic window of Halorussus halophilus:
- a CDS encoding DUF3179 domain-containing protein, protein MESITRRSLLLAAGVSLAGCAGRSPGSVAGGQDDSAESTATRTTARGTPVSGLPLATDSLPVEYEFEKLRNEVLSGGPPKDGIPSIDDPEFWTRAEADSELDDRDVVFGLVRNGEVKAYPQKILVWHEIANDVVGGEPVTVSYCPLTGTAMGFRRGETTFGVSGKLLNNNLVMYDRETDSRWPQILGTAISGEFEGQSLQEFRLVWTRWADWKATHPDTKVLNEETGSLRNYGQDPYGSYVPDRGGYYVRDSTLFPALATDDRFPAKHVVLGARTEDGRVAFDKSALSEQGVLQTKLGGNSYLAVYDPALDIGYVYRNGAEASVEVQDGEVTLDGETHAPAELPLESLYAFDAMWFAWSGFYPSTAVVK, encoded by the coding sequence ATGGAATCCATCACTCGACGGAGCCTCCTGCTGGCGGCGGGCGTCTCGCTCGCCGGTTGTGCTGGCAGGAGTCCCGGTTCGGTCGCAGGCGGCCAAGACGACTCAGCGGAGAGTACAGCCACGAGAACGACGGCTCGCGGCACGCCAGTCAGTGGTCTCCCACTCGCTACTGACTCGCTCCCCGTAGAGTACGAGTTCGAGAAACTTCGGAATGAAGTCCTCTCCGGCGGGCCACCGAAGGACGGTATCCCCTCTATCGACGACCCTGAGTTCTGGACCCGAGCGGAAGCGGACTCGGAACTGGACGACCGCGACGTGGTGTTCGGACTGGTGCGCAACGGCGAGGTCAAGGCGTACCCACAGAAGATTCTGGTCTGGCACGAAATCGCCAACGACGTGGTCGGCGGCGAACCAGTCACCGTCTCGTACTGCCCACTGACCGGCACCGCGATGGGGTTCCGGCGCGGCGAGACGACCTTCGGCGTCTCCGGGAAGTTGCTCAACAACAACCTCGTGATGTACGACCGCGAGACCGACAGTCGGTGGCCCCAGATTCTCGGCACCGCAATCTCCGGCGAGTTCGAAGGCCAGTCGCTCCAAGAGTTCCGCCTCGTCTGGACCCGCTGGGCCGACTGGAAGGCGACCCACCCCGACACGAAGGTCCTCAACGAGGAGACTGGCTCGCTCCGAAACTACGGGCAGGACCCCTACGGCTCCTACGTCCCCGACCGCGGCGGCTACTACGTCCGCGACTCGACGCTGTTCCCCGCGCTGGCGACGGACGACCGCTTCCCGGCCAAACACGTCGTGCTAGGCGCGCGAACCGAGGACGGCCGAGTCGCGTTCGACAAGTCGGCGCTCAGCGAGCAGGGCGTTCTCCAGACCAAACTCGGGGGAAATTCCTACCTCGCGGTGTACGACCCAGCACTCGACATTGGCTACGTCTACCGGAACGGAGCGGAGGCGTCTGTCGAGGTGCAGGACGGCGAGGTGACTCTCGACGGCGAGACTCACGCGCCCGCGGAGTTGCCGCTGGAATCTCTCTATGCCTTCGACGCCATGTGGTTCGCGTGGTCTGGCTTCTATCCGAGTACGGCGGTGGTCAAATAG
- a CDS encoding NUDIX hydrolase: protein MQREDITPKAICVVRDRGSILVNEVRDPSRDEVGYRPLGGHVEFGEYTDETVVREFREELDAEVTNLRRLGVVENQFEWDGEPFHELIAVYDGVFEDESLYDQERIDAYEPEFDESFEAVWKPISDFEGEDAPPLFPEGLLGMLRGGTLVGRQ from the coding sequence ATGCAACGCGAGGACATCACACCGAAAGCCATCTGCGTCGTGCGAGACCGCGGGTCGATTCTCGTCAACGAAGTACGGGACCCTAGCAGGGACGAAGTCGGCTATCGACCGCTCGGTGGCCACGTCGAGTTCGGCGAGTACACCGACGAGACTGTCGTGCGCGAGTTCCGCGAGGAGTTAGACGCCGAAGTGACGAATCTGCGACGACTGGGGGTCGTGGAAAATCAGTTCGAGTGGGACGGCGAGCCATTTCACGAACTGATTGCGGTCTACGACGGAGTCTTCGAAGACGAGTCGCTGTACGACCAGGAGCGGATTGATGCGTACGAACCAGAGTTCGACGAGTCGTTCGAAGCGGTGTGGAAGCCGATTTCGGACTTCGAGGGAGAAGACGCGCCACCGCTGTTTCCGGAGGGATTGTTGGGGATGTTACGCGGGGGAACGCTGGTCGGGCGTCAGTAG
- the msrA gene encoding peptide-methionine (S)-S-oxide reductase MsrA: protein MTESELATLGGGCFWCTEAAFKELDGVSEVTSGYAGGHVENPTYEAVCSGDTGHAEVIQVEYDPGKLSYEDLLQVFFTVHDPTQLNRQGPDVGTQYRSAVFYHDDEQKQTVERFISELEAEGAYDEDEIVTEISPLEEFYEAEEYHQDYYEKNPSDQYCSIQAEPKVKKVREKFKDKVKQ from the coding sequence ATGACAGAGTCCGAACTCGCCACCCTCGGCGGTGGCTGTTTCTGGTGTACCGAAGCGGCGTTCAAGGAACTCGACGGCGTGAGTGAGGTCACGTCTGGCTACGCAGGCGGCCACGTCGAGAACCCAACCTACGAGGCGGTCTGCTCGGGCGACACGGGCCACGCGGAGGTAATTCAAGTCGAGTACGACCCCGGAAAACTGAGCTACGAAGACCTCCTGCAGGTCTTCTTCACGGTCCACGACCCGACGCAACTGAACCGGCAGGGGCCGGACGTGGGGACCCAGTACCGCTCGGCAGTGTTCTACCACGACGACGAGCAGAAGCAGACGGTAGAGCGATTCATTTCGGAACTGGAAGCTGAGGGGGCGTATGATGAGGACGAAATCGTGACCGAAATCTCTCCCTTGGAAGAGTTCTACGAAGCCGAGGAGTATCACCAAGACTACTACGAGAAGAATCCGTCCGACCAGTACTGCTCGATTCAAGCCGAACCGAAGGTCAAGAAGGTGCGCGAGAAATTCAAAGACAAGGTCAAGCAGTAA
- a CDS encoding 5'-deoxyadenosine deaminase: protein MNESGLCLSGTVVADSQTVVHDGAVAVEGSEIVAVGAREDVLERYPDFPEQSYDVLVPGVVGGHIHSVQSLGRGIADDAELLDWLFDHVLPMEASLSAEEMRAAAELGYLEMIESGTTTCIDHLSVSHADEAFEAAGELGIRGVLGKVMMDKDSPDGLQEDTEEALAETERLVQKYHGSFDDRIRYAVTPRFAVSCTEECLRGSRRIADEYDGVRIHTHASENQDEIATVEAETGMRNVEWLHEVGLTGEDVVLAHCVWTDEREREILAETGTHVTYCPSSNMKLASGVAPIVDYLDRGINVALGNDGPPCNNTLDPFTEMRQASLLQKVEALDPETVPAEEIFEMATVNGARAAGFDRLGKLKEGWRADVVGLSTDVTRATPIHDVLSHLVFAARGDDVEFTMVDGEVLQQEGTVTVADAEEIRSRAAEFAEQYTPEDAPVAGSAD from the coding sequence GTGAACGAATCTGGTCTCTGCCTCTCGGGCACGGTCGTCGCGGACTCTCAAACAGTCGTCCACGACGGGGCCGTCGCAGTCGAGGGGTCCGAAATAGTCGCAGTCGGGGCGCGCGAAGACGTTCTCGAACGCTATCCCGACTTCCCCGAACAGTCCTACGACGTGCTCGTTCCGGGCGTCGTCGGCGGTCACATCCACTCGGTGCAGAGTCTCGGCCGCGGTATCGCGGACGACGCGGAACTGCTCGATTGGCTCTTCGACCACGTGTTGCCGATGGAAGCCTCGCTCTCCGCCGAGGAGATGCGAGCGGCCGCAGAGTTAGGGTATCTCGAAATGATAGAGAGTGGAACGACGACCTGCATCGACCACCTCTCGGTCTCCCACGCCGACGAGGCGTTCGAGGCCGCTGGCGAACTCGGTATCCGGGGCGTCCTCGGCAAAGTCATGATGGACAAGGATTCGCCGGATGGCTTGCAGGAAGACACCGAGGAAGCACTCGCAGAGACCGAGCGACTAGTCCAGAAGTACCACGGGAGTTTCGACGACCGGATTCGTTACGCAGTGACGCCGCGGTTCGCAGTCTCCTGCACGGAGGAGTGTCTGCGGGGCTCGCGCCGCATCGCCGACGAGTACGACGGCGTTCGCATCCACACGCACGCCAGCGAGAACCAAGACGAGATAGCGACCGTGGAGGCCGAGACGGGCATGCGAAACGTCGAGTGGCTCCACGAAGTCGGCTTGACTGGTGAGGATGTCGTCCTCGCCCACTGCGTCTGGACCGACGAACGCGAGCGCGAGATTCTGGCCGAGACGGGCACGCACGTCACCTACTGCCCGTCCTCGAATATGAAACTCGCCAGCGGGGTGGCACCCATCGTGGACTACCTCGACCGCGGTATCAACGTCGCGCTGGGCAACGACGGACCGCCGTGCAACAACACGCTCGACCCATTCACCGAGATGCGCCAGGCGAGTCTCCTTCAGAAGGTCGAAGCGCTCGACCCCGAGACGGTTCCGGCGGAGGAGATTTTCGAGATGGCGACCGTCAACGGCGCACGGGCCGCCGGATTCGATAGGCTGGGTAAACTGAAGGAAGGGTGGCGTGCAGACGTGGTCGGACTCTCGACGGACGTGACCCGCGCGACGCCGATTCACGACGTACTCTCGCATCTCGTGTTCGCCGCGCGTGGCGACGACGTGGAGTTCACGATGGTAGACGGCGAGGTGCTTCAGCAGGAAGGCACAGTCACTGTCGCCGACGCCGAGGAGATTCGCTCCCGCGCCGCAGAGTTCGCCGAGCAGTACACCCCCGAGGACGCGCCAGTCGCCGGGTCGGCCGACTGA
- a CDS encoding DUF7344 domain-containing protein: protein MSEHEYTSELNQSEAARQSALIELSVTADSTERLQRVLRTVASDRRRYVLRCFTQKEREVPLGKVATRVAAFEESEPTEVVSKQAIERERTRLHHVDLPKLDDAEFLDYDPQANLVTLPDASSRGPPYFQESLRLSEDE, encoded by the coding sequence ATGTCAGAACATGAGTACACGAGCGAACTGAACCAGAGCGAGGCAGCCCGCCAGTCCGCTCTCATCGAACTGTCCGTCACTGCCGACTCGACCGAACGGTTACAGCGCGTGTTGCGGACTGTCGCCAGCGACCGACGGCGATACGTCCTCCGGTGTTTCACCCAGAAAGAGCGAGAAGTCCCGCTCGGCAAAGTAGCGACGCGCGTCGCGGCGTTCGAAGAGAGCGAACCAACAGAGGTGGTCTCCAAACAGGCAATCGAGCGCGAACGGACGCGACTCCACCACGTAGACCTCCCGAAACTGGACGACGCGGAGTTCCTCGACTACGACCCCCAGGCGAATCTCGTGACGCTCCCGGACGCGTCGTCCCGCGGTCCGCCGTACTTCCAAGAGTCACTCCGACTGAGCGAGGACGAGTAA
- a CDS encoding HalOD1 output domain-containing protein — MSGNMSPSATPPERRDDPPSTVVVETVAAAEGVDTIDLPPLYEWIDPDALDEFVADEADDPRRVRFDYAGYEVTVEGDGAVSVEKV, encoded by the coding sequence ATGTCAGGAAACATGTCTCCGAGCGCGACACCGCCCGAACGACGCGACGACCCACCGAGTACGGTCGTCGTCGAGACCGTCGCAGCGGCCGAGGGCGTAGATACCATCGACCTGCCGCCGCTGTACGAGTGGATCGACCCCGACGCACTCGACGAATTCGTCGCCGACGAGGCCGACGACCCGCGCCGGGTCAGGTTCGACTACGCGGGCTACGAAGTCACCGTCGAAGGCGACGGCGCAGTGTCGGTCGAGAAAGTGTAG
- a CDS encoding ferritin family protein, with protein sequence MDPDNFSDGVAEANATELDRLGSQQVLVALTDADLDAETVLRAAAESEHTASETFAEWADTETDSAASETFSTLAEKERDHYERVVGELGDFDPSGEADPMHDYLRGLDDTVARAAGLVGRALVGYRTQLQLVNFFVNEADERRANLFRELREETRDGADAGVELLAARCDSDDWERAEAVATETIQVAYDDYAETLDAMGLDPRPIC encoded by the coding sequence ATGGACCCCGACAACTTCTCGGACGGCGTCGCGGAGGCCAACGCGACCGAACTAGACCGACTCGGCTCCCAGCAGGTGTTGGTCGCGCTGACCGACGCCGACCTCGACGCCGAGACGGTCCTCCGGGCCGCCGCCGAGAGCGAACACACCGCGAGCGAGACGTTCGCCGAGTGGGCCGACACGGAGACCGATTCGGCCGCGAGCGAGACGTTCTCCACGCTCGCCGAGAAAGAGCGCGACCACTACGAGCGCGTTGTCGGCGAACTCGGGGACTTCGACCCGTCCGGCGAGGCCGACCCGATGCACGACTACCTGCGAGGACTGGACGACACCGTCGCTCGCGCCGCGGGACTCGTCGGCCGCGCGCTCGTCGGCTATCGCACGCAACTACAACTGGTCAACTTCTTCGTCAACGAGGCCGACGAACGACGGGCGAACCTCTTCCGGGAACTGCGCGAAGAGACCAGAGACGGTGCCGACGCTGGCGTGGAACTACTGGCAGCGCGATGCGACAGCGACGACTGGGAGCGTGCAGAAGCAGTTGCGACGGAGACGATTCAAGTTGCTTACGACGACTACGCCGAGACGCTCGACGCGATGGGACTCGACCCGAGACCGATCTGCTGA
- a CDS encoding MBL fold metallo-hydrolase: MNDDDTASVSPAALYERIEADERTTLLDVRNRDEFESWRIEGPDAVQVPYSEFVAAKARGEVDDLLADLDLREPVVTVCPRGEASEMVAELLRERGVEAENLEGGMEGWARLYVTDEVPAMGATVTQYDRPATGCLSYLVVAGDEAAVIDPLRAFADRYVADAENAGAELKYAIDTHVHADHLSGVRAVADESGAEPVLPAGAPDRGLAFDATLLADEARLEVGEKELTAVHAPGHTTELTVLRLDEILFSGDALFLDSFGRPDLQSGDEGARDLAATTYDTLRGRLLSLPDESLVAPGHRTPTAEPAEDGTYTARLAEVRQKISLPDDREAFVSRVVESLPPRPANFEAIVPTNLGTQDVDDETAFELELGPNNCAVAAE; the protein is encoded by the coding sequence ATGAATGACGACGACACCGCCTCGGTGTCGCCCGCGGCCCTCTACGAGCGCATCGAGGCCGACGAGCGGACGACCCTGCTGGACGTGCGCAACCGCGACGAGTTCGAGTCGTGGCGTATCGAGGGTCCCGACGCCGTACAGGTACCGTATTCGGAGTTCGTGGCCGCGAAGGCACGCGGCGAGGTGGACGACTTGCTCGCAGACCTCGACCTGCGGGAACCGGTCGTCACAGTCTGTCCCCGTGGCGAGGCCAGCGAGATGGTGGCCGAACTGCTCCGCGAACGTGGCGTCGAGGCCGAGAATCTCGAAGGTGGGATGGAAGGCTGGGCACGACTGTACGTCACCGACGAGGTACCGGCGATGGGTGCGACGGTCACGCAGTACGACCGCCCGGCGACCGGTTGTCTCTCGTACCTCGTCGTGGCGGGCGACGAAGCCGCCGTCATCGACCCGCTGCGGGCGTTCGCAGACCGGTACGTCGCGGACGCCGAGAACGCTGGCGCGGAACTGAAGTACGCAATCGACACCCACGTTCACGCCGACCACCTCTCGGGTGTGCGAGCGGTCGCCGACGAATCGGGAGCCGAACCCGTCCTGCCAGCCGGTGCTCCCGACAGAGGACTCGCGTTCGACGCGACGTTGCTCGCCGACGAAGCGCGACTCGAAGTCGGCGAGAAGGAACTGACCGCGGTTCACGCGCCCGGTCATACGACCGAACTGACCGTTCTCAGGTTGGACGAGATACTGTTCTCGGGCGACGCGCTGTTCCTCGACAGTTTCGGACGACCAGATTTGCAGTCCGGCGACGAGGGAGCGCGCGACCTCGCTGCGACTACCTACGACACGCTTCGCGGCCGACTGCTCTCGCTCCCCGACGAGTCGCTCGTCGCGCCGGGCCACCGCACACCGACCGCCGAACCTGCGGAAGACGGCACCTACACCGCTCGACTCGCCGAAGTTCGCCAGAAGATTTCCCTGCCGGACGACCGCGAAGCGTTCGTCTCGCGAGTCGTCGAATCGCTTCCACCGCGGCCCGCCAACTTCGAAGCAATCGTCCCGACGAACCTCGGCACGCAGGACGTAGACGACGAGACGGCCTTCGAGTTGGAACTCGGGCCGAACAACTGCGCGGTGGCGGCGGAGTGA
- a CDS encoding flavin reductase family protein, whose product MDVDPDGVPSLYRTLAGAVVPRPIAWVSTTSQEGVDNLAPYSFFNVVSYDPPVVMFAPVDDSSDPDGFKDTPRNVEATEEFVVNVVTEELAEAMNATSATLPAGESEFDHAGLERGDSKVVAPPSVAASPVNFECSLYEMVDVGSSTMVLGEVEWVQIDDDVTTDGKVDVTKLDAVGRLSGSLYATTRERFALERPE is encoded by the coding sequence ATGGACGTAGACCCCGACGGAGTGCCGTCCCTCTACCGGACGCTCGCAGGCGCGGTCGTCCCCCGACCAATCGCGTGGGTGAGTACGACGAGTCAGGAAGGCGTGGACAATCTCGCGCCGTACAGTTTCTTCAACGTCGTCTCGTACGACCCGCCGGTCGTGATGTTCGCGCCCGTGGATGACTCCAGCGACCCGGACGGGTTCAAAGACACGCCACGGAACGTCGAGGCGACCGAGGAGTTCGTCGTCAACGTCGTCACCGAAGAACTCGCCGAGGCGATGAACGCGACGAGCGCGACGCTCCCCGCGGGCGAGAGCGAGTTCGACCACGCCGGACTCGAACGCGGTGACTCGAAGGTCGTCGCTCCCCCGAGCGTGGCCGCCTCGCCTGTCAACTTCGAGTGTTCGCTGTACGAGATGGTCGATGTCGGCTCCTCCACGATGGTGTTGGGAGAGGTCGAGTGGGTCCAAATCGACGACGACGTGACGACCGACGGGAAGGTGGACGTGACGAAACTCGACGCAGTCGGCCGACTGTCAGGGAGTCTCTACGCGACGACTCGCGAGCGATTCGCACTGGAGCGCCCAGAATGA
- a CDS encoding aminoglycoside N(3)-acetyltransferase yields MTEADAIEQTDEPLTVERLVSDLRDLGVESGDTLLVHSSLSSLGWVAVGPPTVVDALMEAVGEDGTLVMPTHSTQYSDPSDWQNPPVPSDWIPEIRSSAPPYRPDVTPTRGMGAIAECFRAYPSVVRSRHPLYSFAAWGDDAEAVVADHGYDNGLGEESPLARVYERDGEILMLGTGHDTNTSLHLAEHRGEYDQTFVTGGAPVMVDDDRQWISFEGLDYDSEDFADAGDAFERDRDDAVVRGEVGCAETRLLSQRELVDYGAEWFGENRT; encoded by the coding sequence ATGACCGAAGCGGACGCCATCGAGCAGACGGACGAACCGCTGACCGTCGAGCGACTAGTCTCGGACCTGCGTGACCTCGGCGTCGAGTCCGGTGATACGCTATTGGTCCACTCATCGTTGTCGTCGCTGGGGTGGGTCGCCGTCGGCCCGCCGACAGTCGTGGACGCGCTAATGGAAGCCGTCGGCGAGGACGGGACGCTCGTGATGCCGACTCACTCGACGCAGTACTCCGACCCGAGTGACTGGCAGAACCCACCGGTTCCCAGCGATTGGATTCCCGAGATTCGGTCGTCTGCACCACCCTACAGACCCGACGTCACGCCGACGCGCGGAATGGGCGCGATAGCAGAGTGTTTCCGAGCGTATCCGAGCGTCGTTCGGAGTCGTCACCCGCTCTACTCGTTCGCGGCGTGGGGCGACGACGCCGAAGCCGTCGTCGCCGACCACGGCTACGACAACGGACTCGGCGAGGAATCGCCGCTCGCACGAGTGTACGAACGCGACGGGGAGATTCTCATGCTCGGAACTGGCCACGACACGAACACGTCGCTCCACCTCGCGGAGCATCGAGGGGAGTACGACCAGACGTTCGTAACTGGTGGCGCACCCGTCATGGTAGATGACGACAGACAGTGGATTTCGTTCGAAGGATTGGACTACGACAGCGAGGACTTCGCCGACGCCGGGGACGCCTTCGAACGCGACCGTGACGACGCGGTCGTTCGGGGGGAAGTCGGGTGTGCCGAAACTCGCCTGCTGTCTCAGCGTGAACTCGTAGACTACGGCGCGGAGTGGTTCGGAGAAAACAGGACGTAG
- a CDS encoding SHOCT domain-containing protein, translating into MFGSSDDEEEASNSDLVHEAKGANGQVELKQSKIIIKRKGMLAKLGHMGKGNKEIPISSITSIQFKDAGRVTNGYIQFGQSGYSESDGGAFDAANDENSVMFKRKQQEEFETLKEEIDDIRENGGDSGGRDTDPAIDALREKFATGEISKEEYEERLAVLEA; encoded by the coding sequence ATGTTTGGTTCAAGCGACGACGAGGAAGAAGCGAGCAACTCCGACCTCGTCCACGAAGCAAAGGGAGCTAACGGACAGGTCGAACTCAAACAGAGCAAAATCATCATCAAGCGCAAAGGGATGCTGGCGAAGCTCGGCCACATGGGCAAAGGGAACAAGGAGATTCCGATTTCGAGCATCACGAGCATCCAGTTCAAGGACGCTGGCCGGGTAACCAACGGCTACATCCAGTTCGGTCAGAGCGGCTACTCCGAGAGCGACGGCGGCGCGTTCGACGCGGCGAACGACGAGAACTCCGTGATGTTCAAGCGAAAGCAACAGGAGGAGTTCGAGACGCTGAAAGAGGAGATAGACGACATTCGCGAGAACGGCGGCGACTCGGGTGGCCGCGACACCGACCCCGCAATCGACGCGCTCCGCGAGAAGTTCGCCACCGGCGAAATCAGCAAAGAGGAGTACGAAGAACGACTCGCTGTCCTCGAAGCCTGA
- a CDS encoding 2Fe-2S iron-sulfur cluster-binding protein yields MTDYTVEFVGTDESIEVSDKETILKACIEEGIAQEYSCRVGMCLACSAEIVEGEVTQPAARGLTEEEAEEYALTCMARPQSDLKLDRGKYPPSIEDDVEATSEPAAADD; encoded by the coding sequence ATGACCGACTACACCGTGGAATTCGTCGGCACCGACGAGTCTATCGAGGTGTCCGACAAGGAGACGATTCTCAAAGCGTGCATCGAGGAGGGCATCGCACAGGAGTACTCCTGTCGCGTCGGCATGTGTCTGGCCTGCTCTGCGGAAATCGTAGAAGGCGAAGTCACCCAACCCGCCGCGCGCGGCCTGACCGAGGAAGAGGCCGAAGAGTACGCCCTGACCTGCATGGCGCGCCCCCAGAGCGACCTGAAACTCGACCGCGGGAAGTATCCCCCGAGCATCGAAGACGACGTGGAAGCGACGAGCGAACCAGCCGCGGCGGACGACTGA
- a CDS encoding geranylgeranyl reductase family protein, which produces MATHEYDIVVVGAGTSGCYAAATAADAGYDVVVVERKTEEEAGHIACGDALKGADAFPEAIPKSQIQSAFTNTDVDHGRFEIPQEDTVLEIPVPGELAVIDRWEYGRKIIEGAKRAGAQFHYDTVVKDVTQRQDGQVTGVRGKRDGSVQRYNAELVVDAAGSLSILQDKADFDGTTFDTNVSYSQFCSAYREIVHVDEPVEWDDALVFKPTKRAAGYLWYFPRTDTEINAGLGFQMNEEPMKLVEDLKQDLRARPEFKGARVEDKLGAALPTRRPYDSAIAPGFISVGDAAGHVNPTTGGGIAGAAYAGKYAAEAAMDAMEDGEMGEANLWKYNENVMDHFGARYAGLDVYNIFSTAVDVDDLMGLLGALPATKLAEALYSGSANVGWWLKVQTAIKAVGHWDLIYDLYQTKSLADDLIDHYEQYPSRPGGLDAWQHKRDSIMDDIYATTGADAKY; this is translated from the coding sequence ATGGCTACACACGAGTACGACATCGTCGTCGTCGGGGCGGGCACGTCCGGCTGTTACGCCGCGGCGACCGCCGCCGACGCGGGCTACGATGTCGTCGTGGTCGAGCGCAAGACCGAGGAAGAGGCAGGTCACATCGCTTGTGGCGACGCGCTGAAGGGTGCCGATGCGTTCCCGGAGGCGATTCCGAAGTCCCAGATTCAGTCTGCGTTCACCAACACCGACGTGGACCACGGGCGGTTCGAGATTCCACAGGAGGACACCGTCCTCGAAATTCCGGTGCCGGGCGAACTCGCGGTCATCGACCGCTGGGAGTACGGCCGGAAGATAATCGAGGGCGCGAAGCGAGCGGGCGCACAGTTCCACTACGACACCGTCGTCAAGGACGTGACCCAACGCCAAGACGGACAGGTCACTGGCGTCCGGGGCAAGCGCGACGGGAGCGTCCAGCGGTACAACGCCGAACTCGTCGTGGACGCGGCGGGGTCGTTGTCGATTCTACAGGACAAGGCCGACTTCGACGGCACGACGTTCGACACGAACGTCTCTTACTCGCAGTTCTGTTCGGCGTACCGGGAAATCGTTCACGTGGACGAACCGGTCGAGTGGGACGACGCGCTCGTCTTCAAGCCGACCAAGCGCGCGGCGGGCTACCTCTGGTACTTCCCGCGCACCGACACCGAAATCAACGCCGGACTCGGCTTCCAGATGAACGAAGAACCGATGAAACTGGTCGAAGACCTGAAACAGGACCTCCGCGCTCGGCCCGAGTTCAAAGGTGCGCGCGTCGAGGACAAGTTGGGCGCGGCACTGCCGACCCGCCGCCCCTACGACTCGGCTATCGCGCCGGGCTTCATCTCGGTCGGAGACGCCGCGGGCCACGTCAACCCGACCACCGGCGGCGGCATCGCCGGTGCGGCCTACGCGGGCAAGTACGCCGCCGAAGCCGCGATGGACGCGATGGAAGACGGCGAGATGGGCGAGGCGAACCTCTGGAAGTACAACGAGAACGTGATGGACCACTTCGGCGCGCGCTACGCCGGACTCGACGTCTACAACATCTTCTCGACCGCGGTGGACGTAGACGACCTGATGGGCCTGCTCGGTGCGCTCCCCGCGACGAAACTCGCGGAAGCACTCTACTCCGGCAGTGCGAACGTCGGGTGGTGGCTCAAGGTCCAGACGGCCATCAAGGCGGTCGGCCACTGGGACCTCATCTACGACCTCTACCAGACGAAGAGCCTCGCGGACGACCTCATCGACCACTACGAGCAGTATCCGAGTCGCCCCGGCGGACTCGACGCGTGGCAGCACAAGCGCGACTCCATCATGGACGACATCTACGCGACGACTGGGGCGGACGCCAAATACTGA
- a CDS encoding SRPBCC domain-containing protein, with the protein MREIQTKIDIDAPPRVVWQTLTDLRSYSEWNPHIVEAEGDHLEGSTVELRIERAEAKPRSMTVTVTDCDRYRRLRWVGHVVHPRLFEGRHTFELALLNENKTRLYNSEKVSGLLAPFVVSDDTARDYEAMNEALAERAERRAAAAT; encoded by the coding sequence ATGCGCGAGATTCAGACCAAAATCGACATCGACGCCCCGCCGCGCGTGGTCTGGCAAACGCTGACCGACCTGCGGTCGTACTCGGAGTGGAACCCGCATATCGTGGAGGCCGAGGGCGACCATCTGGAGGGTTCGACGGTCGAGCTTCGAATCGAGCGAGCGGAGGCGAAACCCCGTTCGATGACAGTGACTGTCACCGACTGCGACAGATATCGACGGCTTCGGTGGGTCGGCCACGTCGTCCATCCGCGGTTGTTCGAGGGGAGACATACCTTCGAACTCGCACTGCTCAACGAGAACAAAACACGGCTGTACAACTCCGAAAAGGTGTCCGGGCTACTCGCGCCGTTCGTCGTCTCCGACGACACCGCGCGCGACTACGAAGCCATGAACGAAGCACTCGCAGAGCGTGCCGAACGACGGGCGGCGGCAGCGACCTGA